The proteins below are encoded in one region of Thunnus maccoyii chromosome 24, fThuMac1.1, whole genome shotgun sequence:
- the sts gene encoding steryl-sulfatase → MKSWWLLSSLLLLEVSCVSLQESNKPNFVLMMVDDLGIGDLGCYGNKTLRTPNIDQLAQEGVKLTHHIAAASLCTPSRAAFLTGRYPIRSGIAGTIKPGVFIFTAASGGLLSKEVTFAKIAKQQGYETALIGKWHLGLNCKSSDDHCHHPSVHGFNYFFGIPLTNMRDCQPGHGTVFQIHKYLPYRTMGITLVTAALLHYSGLITIRRGLILSLMSLLVMITALTAGFVKIIPYLNCVLMRDHRVVEQPFRSENLTQRMTHEAVEFIERNSAKPFLLFFSFLQVHTAIFASAPFRGTSRHGIYGDAVHEVDWSVGQIMQTLDRLSLRENTLVYLTSDQGAHLEEISATGEVHRGWNGIYKAGKSTNWEGGIRVPGILSWPGKIPGGRQVDEPTSNMDLFPTVVRLSGATVPEDREIDGHDIMDLLQGRVERSKHEFLFHYCNAYLNAVRWHPQNSSAVWKAFYFTPNFYPENETACFHTHVCFCTSNYVTYHNPPLLFDLSRDPSESTPLTPDTEPDFYSILAVMEEAVERHRSSVKPVDSQISGGNVMWKPWLQPCCSTLSQLCQCQQDLLSG, encoded by the exons ATGAAGTCCTGGtggctgctgtcctctctgctgctcttggAGGTGAGCTGTGTCTCTCTTCAGGAGAGCAACAAGCCCAATTTTGTCCTGATGATGGTGGATGACCTGGGAATTGGAGACTTGGGCTGCTATGGCAATAAAACACTGAG GACTCCCAATATTGACCAGTTGGCGCAGGAAGGAGTGAAGCTGACGCACCACATCGCTGCAGCCAGTCTCTGCACTCCCAGCAGGGCAGCATTCCTCACTGGGCGATACCCAATAAGATCAG GTATAGCTGGGACTATAAAACCTGGTGTCTTTATATTTACTGCAGCATCTGGAGGTCTTCTGAGCAAAGAGGTGACCTTCGCCAAGATTGCCAAACAACAAGGCTATGAGACCGCTCTAATAG GGAAATGGCACCTGGGGCTTAACTGTAAGAGCAGCGATGATCACTGCCACCACCCCAGCGTCCACGGCTTTAACTATTTCTTCGGCATCCCTTTGACCAACATGCGGGACTGCCAGCCTGGCCACGGCACCGTGTTCCAGATCCATAAATATTTACCATACAGGACAATGGGTATCACCCTGGTCACCGCGGCCTTACTCCACTACAGCGGCCTCATCACCATCAGAAGAGGGTTGATCCTGAGCCTGATGTCTCTGCTGGTCATGATCACAGCTCTGACAGCAGGATTCGTTAAAATCATCCCGTACTTAAACTGTGTACTGATGAGGGATCACAGAGTTGTGGAGCAGCCATTCAGATCTGAAAACCTGACTCAGAGGATGACTCATGAGGCAGTGGAATTCATAGAAAG gAACTCAGCGAAGCCTTTCctgctgtttttctccttcctgcaggtacacacagcCATATTTGCTTCAGCACCATTCAGAGGAACAAGCCGCCATGGTATCTATGGGGATGCTGTTCATGAGGTGGACTGGAGTGTAG GTCAGATCATGCAGACTCTGGACAGGCTCAGTCTTAGAGAGAACACTCTAGTTTACCTGACTTCAGACCAGGGTGCTCACCTGGAGGAAATCTCTGCCACAGGGGAGGTCCACAGGGGCTGGAATGGAATATATAAAG CAGGGAAGTCCACAAATTGGGAAGGAGGGATCCGGGTCCCGGGAATTCTGAGTTGGCCTGGGAAAATCCCTGGTGGCAGGCAGGTGGATGAGCCCACCAGCAACATGGACCTGTTTCCTACAGTGGTGCGGCTGAGTGGAGCCACAGTCCCGGAGGACAG GGAGATAGATGGTCATGACATCATGGATTTGCTTCAGGGGAGAGTTGAGAGGTCGAAGCACGAGTTTCTGTTCCACTACTGCAATGCCTACTTAAACGCGGTCAGGTGGCACCCCCAAAACA GTAGCGCAGTGTGGAAAGCGTTTTACTTCACACCAAACTTCTACCCAGAGAATGAGACGGCCTGCTTCCACACACATGTCTGCTTCTGCACATCAAACTATGTGACTTACCACAATCCTCCGCTGCTCTTTGACCTCTCGAGGGACCCTTCAGAGAGCACGCCACTGACTCCTGACACTGAGCCAGACTTTTACTCTATCCTGGCCGTGATGGAGGAGGCTGTGGAGAGGCATCGGAGCTCGGTGAAGCCTGTGGATAGCCAGATATCTGGAGggaatgtgatgtggaaaccgTGGCTGCAGCCCTGCTGCTCCACACTCAGCCAGCTCTGTCAGTGCCAGCAGGACCTGCTCAGTGGTTAA